The following proteins are co-located in the Sphingomonas donggukensis genome:
- the leuA gene encoding 2-isopropylmalate synthase, whose translation MLRNPATKYRPFPPINLPDRRWPSQTITRAPRWLSTDMRDGNQALIDPMGPEKKQRFFDLLVRIGIKEIEVGFPSAGATEFDFISGLVRGGGIPDDVTVQVLTQSRRDLIETSFASLKGAKTAIVHLYNAVSPAWRRIVFGMTRDEVRAIAIEGAKVLRDQAAVYPDTDWRFEYSPETFSTAELDFSLEVCESVMEVLRPTPERPIIFNLPATVECATPNVYADQVEWFGRNIRNRESVVISLHTHNDRGTGVAATELGLMAGADRVEGCLFGNGERTGNVDLVTVALNMYTQGVDPGLDFSNVDSIIKTVEYCNNLPVHPRHPYAGDLVFTAFSGSHQDAIKKGFAAQAARNDQVWDVPYLPIDPKDLGRDYEAVIRVNSQSGKGGVAWVIEQDKGLKLPKRLQADFSRHVQALADATSRELDAADIWERFETTYLAHADDRFRLVDYEETGTAGDRIFVGRVAVDGAERSISGRGNGLISGVVAALAGTTGPTLDIVDYNEHAIGHGADAQAVAYVECRMADGRTVFGVGIDSDIATASVRAVLSAANRAG comes from the coding sequence ATGCTGCGCAACCCCGCGACCAAGTACCGTCCCTTCCCGCCGATCAACCTGCCCGACCGGCGCTGGCCCTCGCAGACGATCACCCGCGCGCCGCGCTGGCTGTCGACCGACATGCGCGACGGCAACCAGGCGCTGATCGACCCGATGGGGCCGGAGAAGAAACAACGCTTCTTCGACCTGCTGGTGCGCATCGGGATCAAGGAGATCGAGGTCGGTTTCCCCAGCGCCGGCGCAACCGAATTCGACTTCATATCCGGCCTGGTGCGCGGCGGCGGCATCCCCGACGACGTGACCGTGCAGGTGCTCACCCAGTCGCGCCGCGACCTGATCGAGACGAGCTTTGCGAGCCTGAAGGGTGCGAAGACCGCGATCGTCCACCTCTACAACGCGGTCAGCCCGGCGTGGCGGCGGATCGTCTTCGGCATGACCCGCGACGAAGTCCGTGCAATCGCGATCGAGGGCGCAAAGGTGCTGCGCGACCAGGCCGCCGTCTATCCCGACACCGACTGGCGGTTCGAATATTCGCCCGAGACTTTCTCCACGGCAGAACTCGATTTCAGCCTGGAGGTCTGCGAAAGCGTGATGGAGGTGCTCCGCCCGACGCCCGAGCGCCCGATCATCTTCAACCTGCCCGCCACCGTCGAATGCGCGACGCCCAACGTCTATGCCGACCAGGTCGAATGGTTCGGGCGCAATATCCGGAATCGCGAGAGCGTGGTCATCTCGCTCCACACCCACAACGACCGCGGCACCGGGGTCGCGGCGACCGAACTGGGGCTCATGGCCGGGGCCGACCGCGTCGAGGGGTGCCTGTTCGGCAACGGCGAGCGTACCGGCAATGTCGACCTGGTGACAGTCGCGCTCAACATGTACACGCAAGGTGTTGATCCGGGATTGGATTTCTCCAACGTCGACAGCATCATCAAGACCGTCGAATATTGTAACAACCTTCCCGTCCACCCCCGCCATCCCTATGCCGGCGACCTTGTGTTCACGGCATTCTCCGGCTCGCATCAGGATGCGATCAAGAAGGGCTTCGCGGCGCAGGCGGCGCGTAACGACCAGGTCTGGGACGTGCCCTACCTGCCGATCGACCCCAAGGATCTGGGTCGCGATTACGAAGCGGTGATCCGCGTGAACTCGCAATCGGGCAAAGGCGGCGTCGCCTGGGTGATCGAGCAGGACAAGGGGCTGAAGCTGCCCAAGCGCCTGCAGGCCGATTTCAGCCGCCACGTCCAGGCGCTGGCCGACGCCACCAGCCGCGAGCTGGACGCCGCCGATATCTGGGAACGGTTCGAAACCACCTACCTCGCCCATGCCGACGACCGGTTCCGACTGGTCGATTACGAGGAGACCGGGACCGCTGGCGACCGCATCTTCGTGGGCCGGGTGGCGGTGGACGGTGCCGAGCGATCGATCTCCGGTCGCGGCAACGGTCTGATCTCGGGCGTCGTCGCGGCGCTGGCCGGCACCACCGGCCCGACGCTGGATATCGTCGACTATAATGAACACGCCATCGGCCACGGCGCCGATGCGCAGGCGGTCGCCTATGTCGAGTGCCGTATGGCGGATGGGCGCACCGTGTTCGGGGTCGGCATCGATTCCGACATCGCGACGGCTTCGGTGCGCGCAGTGCTCAGCGCGGCAAACCGGGCTGGATGA
- a CDS encoding BLUF domain-containing protein codes for MRQFIYVSTATAERIDIADILATSRVNNRRDGLSGLLYSDGKRFLQALEGEPRAIDAAYARIARDARHRSVVILSDREIDAREFGDWAMAHRAPGDDGAAFVARVAELVARASPNVQATFNGFAEVRRAA; via the coding sequence ATGCGCCAGTTCATTTACGTCAGCACCGCGACTGCCGAGCGGATAGACATTGCCGACATTCTCGCGACCTCGCGGGTGAACAACCGCCGCGACGGTCTGTCAGGTCTGCTGTACTCGGACGGCAAGCGCTTCCTGCAGGCGCTGGAGGGCGAACCGCGCGCGATCGACGCGGCGTATGCGCGGATCGCCCGCGACGCACGCCATCGCTCGGTCGTGATCCTGTCCGACCGCGAGATCGACGCGCGCGAATTCGGCGACTGGGCGATGGCGCACCGCGCGCCCGGCGATGACGGCGCAGCCTTCGTCGCTCGGGTCGCCGAACTGGTCGCGCGCGCATCGCCGAACGTGCAGGCGACGTTCAACGGCTTCGCCGAAGTCCGCCGCGCCGCCTGA
- a CDS encoding YceI family protein — translation MRLAYAALLALASTTAVAQQAPMAAPGSKNPAAVTGGTYTADPGHTLVTWTLDHLGFSPYTGIFGEVSGTLTLDPKNPNAAKVDVTIPVSKVVTASAGLTAHLTRAGKDGGKPDFFGANAADARFVSTSVVAKGQTAKITGNLTLNGVTRPVTLDASFYGAGKAPAMMGGKENVGFRASTTIMRSQFGLGFGVPMVGDAVKLDIAAAFQK, via the coding sequence ATGCGCCTTGCCTATGCCGCCCTACTCGCCCTCGCCTCCACCACCGCCGTCGCGCAGCAGGCGCCGATGGCCGCGCCGGGATCGAAGAACCCCGCGGCGGTCACCGGCGGCACCTACACCGCCGATCCCGGCCATACTCTCGTCACCTGGACGCTCGATCACCTGGGCTTCTCGCCCTATACCGGCATCTTCGGTGAGGTTTCGGGCACGCTGACGCTCGACCCGAAGAATCCGAACGCGGCCAAGGTCGACGTGACGATCCCGGTGTCGAAGGTCGTGACCGCCAGCGCCGGGCTGACCGCGCATCTGACCCGCGCGGGCAAGGACGGCGGCAAGCCCGATTTCTTCGGCGCCAACGCCGCCGATGCGCGCTTCGTCTCGACGTCGGTGGTGGCGAAGGGTCAGACGGCCAAGATCACCGGCAACCTGACGCTGAACGGCGTCACCCGCCCGGTGACGCTCGACGCCAGCTTCTACGGCGCGGGCAAAGCGCCGGCGATGATGGGCGGCAAGGAAAACGTCGGCTTCCGCGCGTCGACGACGATCATGCGCAGCCAGTTCGGCCTGGGCTTCGGCGTGCCGATGGTCGGCGATGCGGTGAAGCTCGACATCGCCGCCGCGTTTCAGAAATAG
- the folE gene encoding GTP cyclohydrolase I FolE codes for MTHAGHDPEDGDLIAPAPKIPVPDDVAAAVATLIRWAGDDPAREGLLDTPKRVARAWKEYCQGYGEDPKAHLSRVFEEVGGYDEIVLLKDIPFQSHCEHHMAPIIGRAHIAYLPKDHVVGISKLARVLHAYARRLQVQERLTAEVADCIWEGLQPRGVAVVIEATHACMTARGVRTPGVGMVTSRMMGVFRHDERSRKEVLALMGLG; via the coding sequence ATGACCCACGCTGGACATGACCCCGAGGACGGCGACCTGATCGCGCCGGCGCCCAAGATTCCCGTCCCCGACGACGTTGCCGCCGCGGTCGCCACGCTGATTCGCTGGGCCGGCGACGATCCCGCGCGCGAGGGGCTGCTCGATACGCCGAAGCGCGTCGCGCGGGCGTGGAAGGAATATTGCCAGGGTTATGGCGAGGATCCCAAGGCACACCTCTCCCGCGTGTTCGAGGAAGTCGGCGGCTATGACGAGATCGTGCTGCTGAAGGACATCCCCTTCCAGTCGCACTGCGAACATCACATGGCACCGATCATCGGCCGCGCGCACATCGCCTATCTGCCGAAGGACCACGTCGTCGGCATCTCGAAACTGGCGCGCGTGCTCCACGCCTATGCGCGTCGCCTGCAGGTGCAGGAGCGTCTGACCGCGGAGGTCGCCGACTGCATCTGGGAAGGGCTGCAGCCGCGCGGCGTCGCCGTGGTGATCGAGGCGACGCACGCCTGCATGACCGCGCGCGGCGTGCGGACGCCCGGCGTCGGCATGGTCACCAGCCGCATGATGGGCGTCTTCCGCCACGACGAACGCAGCCGCAAGGAAGTGCTGGCGCTGATGGGGCTGGGCTGA
- a CDS encoding TonB-dependent receptor — MTKKFQLLAASAVAMIAALPAAAQTAPAAPSPTAPAAATTQDEYESANDIIVTATRRNETVQDVPIAITAIGAEQLQNAKVTDVRGIEQLAPSLQSSTGQSSATGTTIYLRGITTGGDNPGFEPAVGVFIDGVFRARAGVAVSELPELERVEVLRGPQGTLFGRNTSAGALSIFTAQPKFDFGGYAEATYGNYNAYEFKGAVTGPVSDKLALRVDGAYRKRDGYIKDANADREFNNIDRFLVRGQALYDTSTFSFRLIGDYYETDEQCCGAVSAVRGSLAPVIQGIAAAQGRVGLYTGPASDRIQAASPNRDYGERIRDYGVSGELNFDIGESKLTSITAYRNWRALRNQDIDFSGIDRAYRNGYKTELRDFTQEVRLQGSAFAGKLDWLVGGFYLNETNKLRDTVRLGNDANLYVDNVFAAALRPTFGANLQFFGSLPSTPLVGQALLGTPTAAFPAALQPLVTLFKAQAGVAPVTGIAVIPGLAALATSPLPGGAAGQGNNDDNFQVKTDAFAVFTHNIINFTDKLSLTLGLRYNHETKNLSASINNNTGSCGFFNQVRAGNAAAVAYANVLRNLGIFNNLFLLGCNPAVNTEFNGNYTDKRTEDEFTGSAKIAYKVTPDILTYASYDRGFKSGGYNLDQATFDSVLLGGNGPQGSDLAFRGETVDAYELGVKTSISREFTLNVAGFYQKFKNLQSLVFSGNNFVVQNVPETVSKGVEVEATLRPIRDLTFQMGYSYIDAKYSSSNNFTGTPLAGQEGRQLQNQPENTITISSTYTPRLTGDWNALFHVDMRYNSEVNIPSAGANPITGRAPLSNEGYPLISARVGIQSEDRRRSLEFFVENLTNQYYHITGFGVPEQTGNYAAYPGLPRFYGITGRFGF; from the coding sequence ATGACCAAGAAATTCCAGCTGCTCGCCGCGTCCGCCGTGGCGATGATCGCCGCCCTGCCCGCCGCCGCGCAGACCGCGCCCGCGGCGCCGTCGCCGACCGCTCCTGCCGCCGCCACGACGCAGGACGAATATGAATCGGCCAACGACATCATCGTCACCGCCACCCGCCGCAACGAAACCGTGCAGGACGTGCCGATCGCCATTACCGCGATCGGGGCCGAGCAGTTGCAGAATGCCAAGGTCACCGACGTCCGCGGGATCGAGCAGCTGGCGCCGTCGCTCCAGTCGTCGACCGGCCAGTCGTCCGCCACCGGCACCACCATCTATCTCCGCGGTATCACCACCGGCGGCGACAATCCGGGCTTCGAACCGGCGGTCGGCGTGTTCATCGACGGCGTGTTCCGCGCGCGCGCGGGCGTCGCTGTGTCGGAACTCCCCGAACTGGAGCGCGTCGAGGTGCTGCGCGGGCCGCAGGGCACGCTGTTCGGTCGCAACACGTCGGCTGGCGCGCTGTCGATCTTCACCGCGCAGCCCAAGTTCGACTTCGGTGGCTATGCGGAGGCGACCTACGGCAACTACAACGCTTATGAATTCAAGGGCGCGGTGACCGGGCCGGTCAGCGACAAGCTCGCCCTGCGCGTCGATGGCGCATACCGGAAGCGCGACGGCTATATCAAGGATGCCAACGCCGACCGCGAATTCAACAACATCGACCGCTTCCTGGTCCGCGGACAGGCGCTGTACGACACCTCGACGTTCAGCTTCCGCCTGATCGGCGACTATTACGAGACCGACGAGCAGTGCTGCGGCGCGGTGTCCGCCGTGCGCGGCAGTCTGGCGCCGGTCATCCAGGGGATCGCCGCGGCGCAGGGTCGCGTCGGCCTCTACACCGGTCCCGCGTCGGATCGCATCCAGGCCGCATCGCCCAACCGCGATTACGGCGAGCGCATCCGCGACTACGGCGTCTCGGGCGAGCTCAACTTCGATATCGGCGAGAGCAAGCTGACGTCGATCACCGCCTATCGCAACTGGCGCGCGCTCAGGAACCAGGACATCGACTTCTCGGGCATCGATCGCGCCTATCGCAACGGCTACAAGACCGAATTGCGCGACTTCACCCAGGAAGTGCGGCTGCAGGGATCGGCGTTCGCGGGCAAGCTCGACTGGCTGGTCGGCGGCTTCTACTTGAACGAGACGAACAAGCTGCGCGACACCGTGCGGCTGGGGAACGACGCCAACCTGTACGTCGACAACGTGTTCGCCGCGGCGCTGCGTCCGACGTTCGGCGCCAACCTGCAGTTCTTCGGATCGCTTCCCTCCACCCCGCTGGTCGGGCAGGCGCTGCTCGGCACGCCGACCGCGGCCTTCCCGGCGGCGCTCCAGCCGTTGGTGACGCTGTTCAAGGCGCAGGCCGGGGTCGCGCCGGTGACCGGTATCGCGGTCATCCCGGGACTTGCGGCACTGGCGACCAGCCCCCTGCCCGGCGGCGCTGCGGGCCAGGGCAACAACGACGACAATTTCCAGGTGAAGACCGACGCCTTCGCGGTCTTCACGCACAATATCATCAACTTCACCGACAAGCTCTCGCTGACGCTCGGCCTGCGCTACAATCACGAGACCAAGAACCTCTCCGCCAGCATCAACAACAACACCGGCAGCTGCGGGTTCTTCAATCAGGTTCGCGCCGGCAATGCGGCGGCGGTCGCCTACGCCAACGTGCTGCGCAACCTTGGCATCTTCAACAATCTGTTCCTGCTCGGCTGCAACCCGGCGGTGAACACCGAATTCAACGGCAACTACACCGACAAGCGGACCGAGGACGAATTCACCGGGAGCGCCAAGATCGCCTACAAGGTGACGCCCGACATCCTGACCTATGCCAGCTACGACCGCGGCTTCAAATCGGGCGGCTACAACCTTGACCAGGCGACGTTCGACTCGGTGCTGCTCGGCGGCAACGGACCGCAGGGCTCGGACCTCGCGTTCCGCGGCGAGACGGTCGACGCCTATGAGCTGGGCGTGAAGACCAGCATCTCGCGCGAATTCACGCTGAACGTCGCGGGCTTCTACCAGAAGTTCAAGAACCTCCAGTCGCTGGTGTTCAGCGGCAACAACTTCGTCGTCCAGAACGTGCCGGAGACGGTCAGCAAGGGTGTCGAGGTCGAAGCGACGCTGCGCCCGATCCGCGACCTGACGTTCCAGATGGGCTACAGCTACATCGACGCCAAATATTCGAGCAGCAACAACTTCACCGGCACCCCGCTCGCCGGACAGGAGGGCCGCCAGCTGCAGAACCAGCCCGAGAATACTATCACGATCTCAAGCACCTACACGCCGCGCCTGACCGGCGACTGGAACGCGCTGTTTCACGTCGACATGCGCTACAACAGCGAGGTCAACATCCCGTCGGCGGGCGCCAACCCGATCACGGGCCGCGCGCCGCTGTCGAACGAGGGCTATCCGCTGATTTCCGCGCGGGTCGGCATCCAGTCCGAGGATCGGCGCCGCAGCCTAGAGTTCTTCGTTGAGAACCTGACCAACCAATATTACCACATCACCGGTTTCGGCGTGCCCGAGCAGACCGGCAACTACGCGGCCTATCCCGGCCTGCCGCGCTTCTACGGCATTACCGGGCGGTTCGGCTTCTGA